The following proteins are encoded in a genomic region of Leptolyngbya ohadii IS1:
- a CDS encoding HU family DNA-binding protein: MSPLLTLSTILAQGLRKDEGSSHDHLHYNSIGKLPETFMDKGELVDQIVEKVDVTRKEAEAILTALTESIMEAVAEGDKVMLVGFGTFERHERQAREGRNPQTGQTISIPASKVPAFSAGKGFKDAVAG, from the coding sequence ATGTCGCCTCTCCTCACTCTCAGCACAATTCTGGCACAAGGTTTACGAAAGGATGAGGGTTCGAGCCACGATCATCTGCACTATAATTCGATCGGCAAATTACCGGAAACCTTTATGGACAAAGGCGAACTGGTCGATCAAATTGTAGAAAAAGTAGACGTGACCAGGAAAGAAGCTGAAGCCATCCTAACTGCTCTCACCGAGTCCATCATGGAAGCCGTGGCAGAAGGCGATAAGGTCATGCTTGTTGGCTTCGGTACCTTCGAGCGTCACGAACGGCAGGCACGGGAAGGGCGTAATCCTCAGACCGGACAAACTATCTCCATTCCTGCCTCTAAAGTCCCTGCCTTCTCTGCTGGAAAGGGCTTTAAGGATGCTGTAGCAGGGTAA
- a CDS encoding SH3 domain-containing protein: MKQVSSFRALNISSVLTGLVVATTVSCTSVPQTSTPSQTEVTQSSDHNSQASSLPQPDVQSSKTVQQTQEEHLANNSDDFQSFLPPENQKLRDFILSDSFLKGFLQNVWIGSGLTDEQLLQRGFYVNTLYKHQGNGLEPKGEVKGACSFIGFRGGIICGRGMMAPHQWGIQSDEAIRRLNVLEEEWGDLQDQSAEMPSSSQFSEPSSSQDRIVQAEDGYANLRIQPSTEVETIAKISNGTSVKILAKQTNSSEQLWYQVQVNGQTGWIYSELLK, translated from the coding sequence GTGAAGCAAGTTTCCAGTTTTCGTGCCCTGAATATAAGTTCTGTCCTTACTGGACTAGTTGTTGCAACGACGGTCTCCTGTACGTCGGTACCTCAGACTTCAACTCCTTCTCAGACTGAAGTTACTCAATCCAGTGATCATAACTCTCAAGCCTCGTCTCTCCCACAGCCAGATGTCCAAAGCTCAAAAACTGTTCAGCAAACGCAGGAAGAACATCTAGCAAACAATTCAGACGACTTCCAATCATTCCTACCGCCTGAAAATCAAAAACTCAGAGATTTTATTCTCTCCGACTCCTTCTTAAAGGGTTTTCTACAAAATGTCTGGATTGGAAGTGGTCTTACAGACGAACAACTGCTACAACGAGGGTTCTACGTCAACACGCTCTATAAGCATCAAGGTAATGGTCTTGAGCCAAAAGGTGAGGTCAAAGGGGCTTGCTCTTTTATTGGATTTCGGGGAGGAATTATCTGTGGTCGCGGCATGATGGCTCCTCACCAGTGGGGCATTCAAAGCGATGAGGCGATTCGCAGGCTGAACGTCCTTGAAGAAGAATGGGGAGATTTACAAGACCAGTCGGCTGAAATGCCCAGTTCCAGCCAATTCAGCGAACCGTCTTCCTCTCAAGATCGAATAGTTCAAGCAGAGGATGGCTATGCGAATTTGAGAATTCAGCCCAGCACAGAGGTCGAAACCATTGCAAAAATTTCCAATGGGACTTCGGTAAAGATCCTGGCTAAGCAAACCAACAGCTCTGAGCAGCTTTGGTATCAAGTTCAGGTCAATGGGCAAACGGGATGGATCTATTCAGAACTCCTCAAATAA
- a CDS encoding protelomerase family protein → MDRTQIIQDYLQRIYRNDRIKLTTDERSFLVQDFIQQLAQLEDPQEIEALCENEITMLEEGYGRGSNSTTNYLSKYRTAIAEAAEQGKLPMTENTSYLFRGQKQRTGEPIRTINHIAFDLMRYDNSVYLANRKATNVGNNERQDNPQPFNPNLYLEKATELLQSDEAEVLAIGIAAVTGRRHTEVAVSGQFSPAKHPYVLTFDGQLKKDQPVAYTIATLLPAQEVMEAIERFRAMPQVQAMEGLTSEDQLVKNFRARVNTRVKQHFQKTEILPILPGFQSVSVHRLRGAYARMIIYYWLPNQGANEQRFLQFYLGHVEANEMRDAPNSSSTTHYFGYRLVDDAGNPITASGIKLMANPPLPSPTQTQVEDQLKANEQLEVVENSSDSDSESDDQTLEDDQTMTPLHDMVEAIAQQLEVLPSKQPVETQPKNDRPKRQSKPKLKELSVNVDDLAAAAEKLGLELPKGKSYQTLLNQILQNLASADIEESEPVSSTSQATGFNELLAPLMQELSALRGQLQDTQGERESVRLLGQEVKQLGDRLSQVEQERDRLQAQVEQLMPLQTECDRLKGQLQAAQDHLNQFRLIALGATSIDLGSSPAAAAAPSPATTPAIAPAQPVAVPSPASPVPAPSPVSAKPDRKPASRKKLSPNDRIGFALEAIMLHNESCTDPKDRWFVSYQVIADMSGTNNFTKVKPWFEARPEVLEQVHQHNERMGTTNAHHNRGREKEGLKSIYETFVASKGKE, encoded by the coding sequence ATGGACCGCACTCAGATCATCCAGGACTACCTCCAGCGTATCTACAGGAACGATCGCATCAAGCTCACTACCGATGAACGATCGTTCCTGGTTCAGGACTTCATTCAGCAGCTCGCTCAACTCGAAGACCCGCAAGAGATTGAAGCCCTTTGCGAGAACGAAATCACGATGCTGGAAGAGGGCTACGGCAGGGGCAGCAACAGCACTACCAACTATCTCAGCAAATACCGGACTGCGATTGCTGAAGCGGCTGAACAGGGCAAGCTGCCCATGACAGAGAACACCTCTTACCTGTTCAGGGGGCAGAAGCAACGGACAGGTGAACCGATCCGAACGATCAATCACATCGCCTTTGACCTGATGCGGTATGACAATAGCGTGTACCTCGCCAATCGCAAGGCAACCAATGTCGGCAACAATGAACGGCAGGATAATCCTCAACCCTTTAATCCCAACCTGTACCTGGAGAAGGCAACTGAACTCTTGCAGTCGGATGAAGCTGAAGTTTTAGCGATCGGGATTGCTGCTGTAACAGGCAGACGGCATACAGAAGTGGCTGTATCAGGTCAGTTCTCCCCGGCTAAGCATCCCTACGTGCTGACCTTTGATGGGCAGCTTAAGAAGGATCAGCCCGTCGCTTATACGATCGCCACTCTATTGCCCGCTCAAGAGGTGATGGAAGCGATCGAGAGGTTCAGGGCAATGCCCCAGGTACAGGCGATGGAGGGACTGACGAGTGAGGATCAGCTTGTTAAAAACTTCAGGGCACGGGTCAATACCAGAGTGAAGCAGCACTTCCAAAAGACTGAAATATTGCCCATTCTGCCTGGATTTCAGTCGGTGTCCGTGCATCGGCTGAGGGGTGCTTATGCTCGCATGATTATTTATTACTGGTTGCCTAATCAGGGGGCAAATGAGCAGCGATTCTTGCAGTTCTATTTGGGGCACGTTGAAGCCAATGAGATGAGGGATGCTCCTAATAGCAGCTCGACCACGCATTACTTCGGCTACCGCCTGGTGGACGATGCAGGCAATCCCATCACGGCATCGGGCATCAAGCTCATGGCTAATCCTCCACTGCCCTCTCCCACACAAACTCAGGTGGAAGATCAGCTAAAGGCAAATGAGCAGCTTGAAGTGGTGGAAAACAGTAGTGACAGTGATAGCGAGAGTGATGACCAAACCCTGGAGGATGACCAAACGATGACCCCCTTACATGACATGGTGGAGGCGATCGCCCAGCAGTTAGAAGTGTTGCCCAGTAAGCAGCCGGTGGAGACTCAGCCGAAGAACGATCGTCCCAAACGGCAGAGCAAGCCGAAGCTGAAGGAGTTATCAGTGAATGTGGATGACCTGGCGGCGGCGGCAGAGAAGTTAGGGCTGGAACTGCCGAAGGGTAAGAGTTATCAGACATTGCTCAATCAAATCCTGCAAAACTTAGCGAGTGCTGATATTGAGGAGAGTGAACCTGTATCATCGACGAGTCAGGCGACGGGATTTAATGAATTGCTTGCCCCACTGATGCAGGAATTGTCTGCTTTGAGAGGGCAACTTCAGGACACTCAGGGAGAACGGGAATCCGTCCGGTTATTGGGACAGGAAGTGAAACAGTTGGGCGATCGCCTCTCTCAGGTTGAGCAGGAACGAGATCGGCTTCAGGCTCAGGTTGAGCAACTAATGCCCTTGCAGACTGAATGCGATCGGCTTAAGGGGCAACTTCAAGCCGCACAGGATCATCTCAATCAGTTCAGGTTAATTGCTCTGGGGGCTACTTCGATCGATCTCGGTTCATCTCCAGCAGCGGCAGCGGCACCTAGTCCGGCGACTACTCCGGCGATCGCCCCGGCACAACCTGTAGCAGTTCCTTCACCGGCAAGTCCTGTTCCTGCCCCGTCGCCAGTATCAGCAAAGCCGGATCGTAAACCTGCTAGCCGTAAGAAGCTTTCGCCAAACGATCGGATTGGGTTTGCACTTGAAGCGATCATGCTGCACAACGAATCCTGTACTGACCCGAAAGACCGCTGGTTTGTCTCCTATCAGGTGATTGCGGATATGTCAGGCACAAACAATTTCACGAAGGTCAAGCCCTGGTTTGAGGCACGTCCTGAGGTGCTGGAGCAGGTGCATCAGCATAATGAGCGCATGGGCACGACCAACGCACACCATAACCGGGGACGAGAAAAGGAAGGCTTGAAGTCGATTTATGAAACGTTTGTGGCGAGTAAGGGTAAGGAGTAA